The sequence ACAGTGAAAACCAATTAGCGACATGTCCGTCGAAAGTTGAGCAAGAAATGATTTCATCGTTACCCAGTATTTCGGACGTCACTCGCTTTTTAGAATTTAGTCACGTGCCATCCAAAGTTCGCAGACGGAATTCGCCAGACGAAAGGAGTTGACGAAGAAATGTGAAAGATTCTTGGCTTAATAATGACTTATTTTCTAGAACAAAAGTAATAAAACTCTAAATATATTTCCTCGCCAAAAACTAATACGATATAGCGATTCAACACTAGGAGCACGAAGGCCCGATAAGGCTGAACCTGCAACAGAAACGACCAAAAACTAACAAGACGTTTTTGTCTTCATGTACTGCCTTGGATCACGATCGTCCGTTGACTCTATCCTGTTTGTCCCTAAGTACATTTCGTCCTGAAAGTCACATAAAACGGCCAGCTATAAATATATGCGTTCGTTTTCTCAGAATCATCTAGAGAATACGATAGGTACCGCCTTGAACGGCGTCGTTTAATTTCACAGAGTGGTATTCGTGGTAGCATGAGAAAGTCCCCAGGCTTTATCTAGGGTCACGACCACCACAGTTTTGGAGTTTGTCGGTGATTGTTTGATAAACATCAAATGCTAGGTAAATCACTTGATTTTTAAGGTAGCCGTCATCACCAAACCTTGGTTATGCAGAAACAATTTTCTtcgttgtttctatacattgTTCTGTCCTCCAAATTcgatttttaattttgattttcacgAAAATAAACGTTCTTTTACAGTATGTATATACGGATGAATTATATCTTCGACGGAAATTGAATGAAGGCAAACTTTCATATCGCGTCTTAACGAACGAGTCTGCGAATACAAAACCCTCAAATTGCATCTATTGTGTAAGAAACTTCAGCTGACGCTAGATCTAATGTTCCTAGTTGCCAGTATGCCTGAGAGCGTGTGTCTTCGGCTGCGGACGCACCTAATTTCAAAAGAATGTCACCCGGATAGGTTATTCTTAAGTTTTAATTCGAACTCTTGGTCATCAATGAATGGCTTAATCAAGCCATCGCAAACGACTTGGTTATTAACCCAATTTCATCAATCTTATCAAAATAAGACGCCCGATTGTGGTGGTACAATATCAAAAGTTCGTAAAAACATGGCATCTTATGTTAGCATCGACATATCGAATCTTTACGAGTGAAGAATTCGCCGATTGGCCATCTGGTGAATTTCGCCACATTATACGAATCTTCTTGGGCGGCCTGCGGAAGAGCTGCGTTACTAGTAGTAGATGGATTAATTTATTATACTGGATTATACTATGTTATAGACTCGTAACTCGCTCGCTGCCGAGTCTTCGCCGCCGCGGCAACAACCGAGTATCGATTGTAAATATCGCATCGCAGAATCGCTCGGTGTTTCACGCGCGCCGGGACAGTGGCCCCGCGCACATCTTAGCAACTTTTCAGTTTTCACATCCGACCAAATCTGATTGGCGCGCGCGTCGTATATGAAACGGGACGAGTTTCGAGATGGGACATTCAATGTGAAACAACAGCGAAAAGCAACCAGTGACCAGCGACCAAACTCCGTGTACTATATAGGCACGCTATATATTCGAAATGTGATAGAAATTTGACAATACGcgataatactttgaattatACCTTATAGAAGCTGCTGAGAGTTGAGGATAAAGTTTAAGAATGTTTTCTTAAAAAGAATGTTTTCTTAAACACCTTAAATTACACAGTTCGTTATTCAAAGATATCATTTTTCCATGTCGTAAAACAACTATCGAATTGTTCGTAAGGATCTTTATCACGCGCTATTGGTTCGAAGTTACGCGAATACACGCGACATAAgttagatttctatttcaaaaagaCACCCGAGCGAGTAAAATGAACTCACGGATTCTAGTTTACGTGATTTTACAAGTGGTCCTGTTGAAGTCGATTTGCGATGGAAAGCGAACCCGTCGCAAAAGAGAACATCACAAACGCGCTAAACTTCACCTTGAAGATTGCGGTACGTATAGCatctatcattattcatatatactgTTTGCTTTATTTGTTTCTACCTTATTAGGGATTGTGTATGATCTTTACAACTCGTTGATATTTCTACTTATCTTAACGATGTGTTTGTACTATTGCTATTTGTCTTAGTAAATATGCACTGCATCTCgcaaatgttttgatttagAGAAGACATTATCGGGTTGGCGGTGCTTCcactgggattcgaaccaccCATAGCGCGATGGCTTTCGCGCGCTTTTTCCGATTCCGTTCAAATCTCGTATCATCGGGCTTTTTGGTTGAAAATGCAGCGCTGTTACCGAACCTGGGAAACCGTCTCCGACAGAACTAACTGGTTCAGCAAAAGGTGTGCGTGCCTATCGAAAACTTATCGTTCACAGTCAAAACTGAGCGACATGAAGGAGACGGTAATGCGGGTGGCCTCGCTGTCTACTGATTTATATCAGATAATACGAATATACATCATAAACTGTCAATGCGTGTAATAATTCTAACAAACTTATAGCGTCAAAATACCAGACGAACATTTATCCCATTATCAGCttgaatgtgtttttgttGAGGCTGTAGTCGAGCTTAAGAAAACGTCCATTCGTCGCGTTCAAAAACAGCTATCACGGCGCTGTACGATGCGAGAAACGTACTTTTAGTTGATTAAACGTACATTATTGATATCTGGTTTATTATATTATGGAGATCTATCAAAAATGGTGGCATCAATCACGTcgtccctcggcagggattaaaacctgatgacatcgagaCAGCGTGGCCGAGTCTATAACgataccatcaggttcgaatccctgtcgaGGGAGGATGCATCAATCAGGAGGTGCCCCTCCCTACCAACCAAACATGTCAATCAATTTGAGATCATTTTTAAACAGACCCAGTTTCCAGAGATATTTATGGATTCTTCGTTCATTCTCGGAAATCGTAAAATTGGCCATTCTAGCCTTCCGAGAGTACTGAATTCGAACCACGCGGATCGCAACGCGATTAAAATGTCATCGGCAGTTTATTTACAACAACCTGGCGGTTGACCACGAAACATTTATCGATTACCCGCACATGCCGAACATATTTGCGGTCTATCACTTTTTACCGGCGAGGAATTCTCCAGGTGTTAATAAGCATTCCTCATCTGCAACTCACCTGCTTATTCCACCTGTAGCAGCAGGTTCCCGCGAGCACCTGTTGACTATTCGATTGAGATGTTAACCAATCAGCAGTTGTTTACGGAGTTAAGAGCGCTAAACCCTTTTtactaaatgaaaaatagttgatacattttttcgagaaaaagtgaataatttgaaaaaaaatgtaatacaGGGTAGTTTTGaattgtagttttttttttaagcatACTTAGTCTCCCTCCCCATGATTACTTCACTCCTTTATGATATAACTGGTCGAAcggcgggggggggggggtgtggattcaaaaatgtaattgtTTGGGGTATATCTTTTACGTTTCACGTCACTGAAacaaacatgaaaaaatgaaaaactctTTCTCGTTTCCGTGTTACCCTGCGCCATGCGTGTTGGGCTGGAGGGCTTGAATTTTCTTCTCCTGACCTCACTGCGCCTTTTTCCACAACACTATTTAAATTCTCCAGCATTCTTGAATtcattaatcgtaataatgaATGTCGGTTTTATATGTTTGCGTCAATGTGTAGAATTATCAATCAGGGATTTATTTAGAGGAGTAACATGACGGTTTCGCTGGTGTATGGGTGGTCCAGTAACTGCGCGCTAACTGCTACGAACGCTACTGCTGGTTTTACGCGCGTAATCGGTTGTCAATTCGAAACGCATACAAAGTTTGATTGATATATCGGAATTTAAAATTGGCTGATGATGATGCTCCTGACTTGTTTAATTTGTATAAAGTTACAATGTTTCAGCGGGGTGCGTTTGAATATCAGCTCGTTGCgtaaaaattcatttcgcAAAAAATTAAAGGTATTTGAACTATGcatgaaagaaatattttcgTGCGCGATTGAAATTCGTACCCTTACAACTTTCAAGGATACGATGTAGCGTCATGGAAATATTCCGCACAGGATACTAAATGTAGAGAACATGGTTCGACTCCCAATTTTGCTAGGACGCCAATTTTGCATTTTTACAtcaaattgattcattttcttaatggttttttactttttacagGTGGACCGCATAAACTGGTAAGACTGGTGTCGCTACACGCTCATCCGTTGCCTATCATGTCACCGGGAAAGTTGCGCGTTTCATTCCGACTACACATTGCCAAACAGCTACCGGAGACGATAATGCTTAACGTTACCGTTAACAAGTACCTGTTTGGCTTCGCGTTTGCCGTACCCTGTATCGACGATACAATAGGAACCTGGTAAGCatgtaaaacattttatgcGCGCCCAAATTTCCAGCTAAACCTTGAAATAAAGTTTCTTAGAATATATACGTGTATGTGTAAATTTCGGCTGGTTTGGTGCTGATCTCGAATATTCATAGCTATCCTCAGAGGAAATGAGGTAAATGAGGAAAGTGCCCAGGACATCTCTGACTCCACGCATTTTCGTGCTTTAGAAATCTACCATCATGGGCTGAATAGATCGTTGGTAAACTAAACGGCTCAAAAAAGATTGTATAACATGTTAGATGAATGCCGGCGAATTCCGGAATGCCTACATTTCATCAACGATAAACTGACCATTGAAAGCCTTGTCGCTAAAGGTCAACAACACATCCGCGTCAACGCTGAAATCGTAAACATTATCGAACAATAACGGGCGATATGGAAAAAAGTGCCACCCGAGTGCTTATTTGTCAGCTCAGTAAATACTTTCGAAATAAGTATACCACGTGCGTCTAAGAGGGTATCTAATTGCAAATGCCACCACATAAAACACGATAATTGCTTTTGGAGGGTCTCCTCAAGGAAAGGTTACATTTTTTATGGCCAGGGTCGGCGCTGTTTGTGAAAACTTGCACGATTCATCGCGTTATGCTTCGCTTCAGAgatttgtaaattagtttttttcgaTTAATTTGCTTTTCTGTGAATTTCTGTCTATCCATCCGTGTTACAACGACAACGTCCATGCGATGTATACATTTGATGTTTTGTCGAGAGTCAATTATTTGGATGTTATAGCATACACTACTGTATCGTCAACTGATCTAGACTAGCAGTTTTtctgatatataattcatgaaaAGGCATCTATAGAGATTTGTGCACATTTGACGCGATAACAATAGCCGATGACGGAAACAGGCAGCCTCCCCCGCACTATTTATCATTTGACAAGCAAACGAGAGCCCGTTCGTTTGAAGAGGCTGGAAGCTACACTTAAGACCGTCGTTTCATGCATACCTGAGTAGCTTTCGGCTTAACATTATATGGATGTGGTCTATTATACGACTCTTTGCTTCGATTGCCaataatttcttattgaatgTCATGACCTTCGCCAAAAAAGTCACCGATACTTTGTCATGAACGTAATTGGCAGTTCTTTCTTTCCGATTCGCATTGACAAACACAACAATTTTGACCCATTTTGGTGAAGCGCATTATCATTGGCAGGCCCGATATTCGAATCAATaacgtatatatatacttattttTGACGGAACGCCATCTACACCGATCATCAACATCCCAAAATATACGCGGACATGAAACAGATTTACATACTATCGCACTTTCTTTACTTAAATGCCACGACGACGACCAGAATATCATTTATCGTATAAAATTTGTGATTGTtcccaaatttcagaaatgctTCGACGCTTTTCACTCAACGCCGCTAAAGAATTAACGACTGtcaatttcatttcgtttCAGCTCTTACCATAATATATGTCAACACTTGAGCAAGAGGTACGAATCAACTTGTACATGTCCGAGGCAGATGGTGAAATTCGGAGTACCATGCACGTGCCCGTTCAAACCGGGGAATTACAAGATGCATAATATAGGTTTCCATATCCCGAAATTACATGGCATGGCGGCCCTGATGGCACAGGTATGTCAGAACTGTGCATATTTTTACACGATCTCATAAAAAAATCGACATCGATAGTTGCGACGATAGTTGCGACGAACAGCGACGATAGTAATCAGTCGtggcttaagtccaaaagtggtcttaaatcttaagactggtctaaattgttagattggctataaaactaagttggtcttaggctggtcttaagtcgAAGCCGTGACTGCAAACCGCCCTTGAGACTTGAAAATTCGATTAACACGGATGGTATCTTTATCGGGTTTTCATTTTATGTGAACAAGTTGTTAGTCAAAGCAATTAGATCAACTTTGCTGAGAAGAAGTTAAACTTAACTGATTgattacttttttttctagGGTGAATACGACTTGCGAGCTTCGCTTGTCGATGAAAAGACGGGAATCGAACTCGGATGCGCTTACACTAAATTCTCGATGAAACGAAAGAAACCGAAAGGCGGAGGCTGGTTCTTCGGCAAATGACATAAGATCAAAAGAGGCCGACGGCTTTTCAGAAAAACGACGACGAAAGGATCGACGAACAGTAAAAAAACTATCACTAAAATCAACGCGAAACGAGATCTACAGGATCAAATCTAACTGAATTCAAATATACGTATATAGTAGCGTACTAGCATCTGATTAGATAATACTAGCGCAAAGTGATACTGTAGTGTTAAATAACGTCGTGGCGTTCAGCGCGAAGATCGGATTTGTTTCCAGCAAAATCGGCGCTATATTCGTGTAAATATACGTACGTATAATACAATGGTATCTTCTTATCTTGCATCAGACTGTTTAAAGCGATGCAGTGGCGATGTATTAGGCTTCGCGATTGTTCGAAGATTGACTTCAGTTGCGACGATTTGTACGCACGGATTTTGCTGATATAATTGTGTGTTTGGCAGCTAAACGGGAAAGACAAAAGTTCCACAGTGCTATAGACTTTTACTTGATCTCTCTATGTAGATCTTTTAGCCGGTgcagttttttttctctttcgaAGTGTGTATAATACCTAACGTATAGTTTAAcacgaatatatatatatatatatatatatatatatatatatatatatatatatatatatatatatatatatatatatatatatatatatatatatatatataattagtGTTATGGTAAGATGTGTAAAAACTATTGTATAAATTACGAAAATTTGTGTATTCTGTTCTATTCTCACTGTCTCAGAGaattcttgaaaaataaagaaaggtTTAGTTAAATCATATGAGTACTGAATAGCTATATGTTCTTCGTCACGGATCTAAGTCTGTTCTACCCAAAGGTCGCTTGAAGATTATCTTGTCGAATCGACGTTTTTATTAAGATCTCAATCTAGATTCTCCATTAGATgaaagaaaaagatttaaaaggTTCGATGCGACAACGATAGCCAGTGAATAAATCCTTCAACTTCAGTTCAGCAAGAGCGTTcgaattaaatcattgaaaaatgttgTAAAGACGAGACATAATGTTAATCGAGAAGTCTGGAATATCGACGCTGTTCGTATAGTCTTGTCCACGAGTGAGTTTTAATCCTAAAAATCAGACGAAACTGAATGTGCAAATCCTCCAGAAAAACCGCAAAGCAAAAATTACTAGTTTATGGAAgagaatgaaagaaaaaagatatCGACAAGTTGAATTTTtcgttatttcatttagtatATTTTGACACAAAAAAAGAACAAACAAATATGTTACACTGGAAGTTACAATGAATGCCTTGCAGCAGTTTTATGTACAAAAAAGTCACTGAAGAATGCTTTGATAGTTCTAGTAAGGAGAATACCGCGGAGGGAAGATCGGGTTTTGATATCTACATTGCGACCACGTAAGTTCGTTACTGGGGAAACAATCATTAGAATCACCGGTATGATTATATCCGGATAATTCGTTATAAAACGGAATGTCTGAATTATAGAACTGATCTCGCAGCTGAAACTGCGGATAATTCGAGTAATTTCCCAACATTGTCGATTGGAAATCGTTCATTCCGAAATCGCAACTGGTTTCTTCGTAATTCGGCACGCGATTGTCAATCCCAGGAAAGAATGACCACATCGGATCGACAGTAGTCGATAAGGCAGCCGGCGGCGGAGGCTGCCTGGTGAATGTGGGTTCGTGCTGGTGGTCGCTGAAGTTAGGGCGATGAGAGATTTCAGCGTTACCGAAATCAGGAACACTAGCATCACAGCTGAACAAATCAGACTCATCGCTTTCGCAATTATCTAAATCCGTATTGTTTTGCTGTCTCGTTTTGATTTCGATGATATTCGCCAGTTCGGTGTAATATTTCGGACTAATGCACCAGTTATTGCCGCGGGTTCGACCGCGGCCGTTTTTCACGAATCGTTGGCTCATCGAGAGCGTGTGTCGCACGcagtttttccaccggcacGATGCGGTCCGATAGAACGGAAAATTCGTCTCGATGTAGCGGTAAATGTCGTTGAGTTGCATTTGACGATCCGGTCTGCTGACGATAGCCATAGCGATCATAACTGTGTATGTAAGATCGGGCCGTTTCGACTGCTGGTCGTTATCCGGTGCTGCTACTGCCGCGGATGAATCCGTATTAACAGCGTCCTGTAAAGCGGGTAAGTTGAACGACAAATCGGACGAATCAGACGAACT is a genomic window of Tubulanus polymorphus chromosome 5, tnTubPoly1.2, whole genome shotgun sequence containing:
- the LOC141905456 gene encoding ganglioside GM2 activator-like; protein product: MNSRILVYVILQVVLLKSICDGKRTRRKREHHKRAKLHLEDCGGPHKLVRLVSLHAHPLPIMSPGKLRVSFRLHIAKQLPETIMLNVTVNKYLFGFAFAVPCIDDTIGTCSYHNICQHLSKRYESTCTCPRQMVKFGVPCTCPFKPGNYKMHNIGFHIPKLHGMAALMAQGEYDLRASLVDEKTGIELGCAYTKFSMKRKKPKGGGWFFGK